The stretch of DNA GCCCTgcttacaaacacatacagtagtaaaaaaaacaatacaaaagtgCAAAATACAGTGACAAAGTACAGTAGTTGTCAATATACAGTAAGCAAATGAAACGGATGCAGAGCAATCAGATGCAATTACAAACTACAGTCCCATAGGTGTCAGCTAATATTTCTTTGTGTTTGCAGGGGAATAAGGGATGGCAGCTCGTTATGTTTCTGGTTCTAAACCCTTCGTCAGTGATGAAACTTAAGGCACTGATAAATGGGGTCAAGGGAATTTAGGATAGTGACTGAGGCGTGCATGTACCGGTTGTAGCCATAGTGAATAATTGGCaggatattaaaaaaaaaaatcagttttattGGCCTGTAAAACCAGTTTGACTGGCTAGTGAGTATTGAATGGAATTGAAGGCTGTTTGAAGTAGCAGGACTGCTTCACTGGTAGAGGGTGCTGTTGTATAAAGTACCGTGTCATCGGCATAGACATGAACATTAGTTAGTAAGATTAGAGGCAATTACTAGAACTTGCGTTCCGTTTGATCGATAATCCTGAAATCAATTGCAATTGCAAGCGTTTGCATCTAAGCCTATGTCGACAAGTCTCTTTAGTAAAATGGAGTGATCAACTGTATCAAAGGCTTTAGAGAGGTCAACGAACAGTGCCGTGCACTTCTGTTTATCAGTGGCTGAGATAATGTAATTTACTACTAATGTGGCAGGTCTGCGAATAATACATTCAGGCACAGAATTCTTGCTTTAAGCCCTGGTAAATTCATGTTTGAATCTCTTGCAGCAGTTAGGACTTGTGTGTTTGAATCTCTTGCAGCAGTCAGGACTCGTCTGTTTGAATCTCTTGCAGCAGTCAGGACTCGTCTGTTTGAATCTCTTGCAGCAGTCAGGACTCGTCTGTTTGAATCTCTTGCAGCAGTCAGGACTCGTCTGTTTGAATCTCTTGCAGCAGTCAGGACTCGTCTGTTTGAATCTCTTGCAGCAGTCAGGACTCGTCTGTTTGAATCTCTTGCAGCAGTCAGGACTCGTCTGTTTGAATCTCTTGCAGCAGTCAGGACTCGTCTGTTTGAATCTCTTGCAGCAGTCAGGACTCGTGTGTTTGAATCTCTTGCAACAGTCAGGACTCGTGTGTTTGAATCTCTTGCAGCAGTCAGGACTCGTGTGTTTGAATCTCTTGCAGCAGTCAGGACTCGTGTGTTTGAATCTCTTGCAGCAGTCAGGACTCGTGTGTTTGAATCTCTTGCAGCAGTCAGGACTCGTCTGTTTGAATCTCTTGCAGCAGTTAGGACTCGTGTGTTTGAATCTCTTGCAGCAGTCAGGACTCGTGTGTTTGAATCTCTTGCAGCAGTCAGGACTCGTGTGTTTGAATCTCTTGCAGCAGTCAGGACTCGTGTGTTTGAATCTCTTGCAGCAGTCAGGACTCGTGTGTTTGAATCTCTTGCAGCAGTCAGGACTCGTGTGTTTGAATCTCTTGCAGCAGTCAGAACTCGTGTGTTTGAATCTCTTGCAGCAGTCAGGACTCGTGTGTTTGAATCTCTTGCAGCAGTCAGGACTCGTGTGTTTGAATCTCTTGCAGCAGTCAGGACTCGTGTGTTTGAATCTCTTGCAGCAGTTAGGACTCGTGTGTTTGAATCTCTTGCAGCAGTCAGGACTCGTGTGTTTGAATCTCTTGCAGCAGTCAGGACTCGTGTGTTTGAATCTCTTGCAGCAGTCAGGACTCGTCTGTTTGAATCTCTTGCAGCAGTTAGGACTCGTGTGTTTGAATCTCTTGCAGCAGTTAGGACTTGTGTGTTTGAATCTCTTGCAGCAGTCAGGACTCGTGTGTTTGAATCGCTTGCAGGACTCGGGTGTGGACGGAGCCATGCCTGTTGCAGGATGCCAAGAAGGAGTATGATGGGGTGATCGAGGAGTTCCTGACCACAGCTGAGAATCTGTTCGGACCGTATGTGTGGGGAAGGTGAGTTGGCGTTCCGCTCTtcggtgtgcgtgcgtgcgtgcgtgcgtgtgtgcatgtgtcgcagggcggtgtgtgttcCGAtaagcgtgtgagtgtgtgtgtgattttcagAAAGGCtgtggtggtgtgtgcgtgcgtgtgagagagatgcaGGCCGGTGTTTTTGGCCGgtctttttattttgtagtgacacagggctgtgtgtatgtgtgagggagaTGTATGGTGAGTGTGTTTTTCGGTGTGAGTGTATTGgtaagagtgagtgagtgagtgagtgagtgagtgagtgagtgagtgagtgagtgagtgagtgagtgagtgagtgagtgagtgagtgagtgagtgagtgagtgagtgagtgagtgagtgagtgagtgagtgagtgagtgagtgagtgagtgagtgagtgagtgagtgagtgagtgagtgagtgagtgagtgagtgagtgagtgagtgagtgaggtgacatggctcaggcagtaagagcagtcgtctggcagtcggagggttgccggttcgatctcccgcctgggctgtgtcgacgtgtccctgagcaagacgcctaacccccaaatgctcctgacgagctggtcggcgccttgcatggcagccaatcgccgtcggtgcgcgagtgtgtgtatgaacgggtgaacggagaagcatcagttgtacagcgctttggataaaggcgcagcATAAACGCCTGCCGTTTACCGTTTGGCGTTCGTGACGCAGGTACGACGTGCTCTTCATGCCGCCCTCCTTCCCGTTCGGCGGCATGGAGAACCCCTGCCTCACCTTCGTCACGCCCTGCCTGCTCGCCGGCGACCGCTCGCTAGCCGACGTCATCGTGCACGAGATCTGCCACAGCTGGTTCGGCAACCTGGTCACCAACGCCAACTGGGGCGACTTCTGGCTGAACGAGGGCTTCACCATGTACGCCCAGCGCCGCGTCTGCAGGGAGCTCCACGGTGAGGAACCCCGGGATTCGGCGACCGCGgctaacgccccccccccccccgctaacGACCTTTCGCCCCACGAGCAGCagcctttggctctgtactccagctgtgcctgtgtttttatagtctttaaattcggttttcaaaatatgcagctgacgggccggcactctaccaaaacattgtatcgctgtacaataattcaagctcattggttgaaaattgccacagccaatggctggGCGAGGGTTCAAcgacagagaaggggtgggataaagtgttgtggtttgttgctgcaattcctctcttgaccgttagtccaaaatgacctattacCTACCTTTCAGTCATCATAAAGAAGTGTGTGTGCACCCTCAGGTGAAGCATACACCTGCCTGGAAGCCGCTACAGGGATGGCGCTGCTGCGTCAGCATATGGACAACTCCGGGGAGGATCATCCACTCAACAAACTGCGCGTCAAAATCGAGCCGGGTGAGCCAATCCGTCACCCAAGCCTGCCAGCCAATCAACTTCACATGGGGGTGCAGGGGCGAATTGTCTTAAATGTTGGAGGAACATTTTGGGGTGGTTTTTCCACCTAGTCTTTGTGCCTTGTCCTTTGCGGCGTTTCATATTTAAACCCCCCCTTCCGCTCTCTGCAGGTGTGGATCCTGACGACACATACAACGAGACGCCGTATGAGAAGGGCTTCTGCTTCGTGTCCTACCTGGCTCACCTGGCCGGGAGTCAGAGCCGATTCGACGCCTTCCTCAAGGTATGACACTGGTGAACGGTGAATGGACTGCATTCATGGTAAattaatttatatagcacctttatccaaagccctgtacgattcatgcttctcattcattgatacacacacacactcgcacaccaacggcgattggctgcaatgcaaggcaccaaccagcttgtcaggagcatattttatttttttaggggtttggtgtcttgcacagggacactgacacagtgacccccccgactgccagactgaGAATGTATTTGTTCTCGtctgaaagcttttttttatttaaaaaataaaatggttgctctgggtaagagtgtctgctataTGTCTAATGATATGTGATATACCTGTAGGCTGATCTGATGTTGTAttgtgtaaatgttttcttCAGGCCTATGTTGACAAGTTTAAGTTCTGCAGCGTGATCGCAGAGGATGCCTTGGGGTTCTACTTGGAGTATTTCCCTGAGCTGAAAAAGAAGGGAGTCCATAAAATCGAAGGTACCGTCGGCTCAGATATGATGCGTTTTGGGCGTGATTTGCACCCCTCGATAAGTTTGAAGGAGgcattcctgtgtgtgagattgttgATTTTAACTTTTGTGAGTGTAGCAGGATTAGCttggctagttcgctagtaagcacagtGAAGTGCAGGAAAGCAAAGGCTCATGGTTACCGTGACCACGCTCCCTGATTTTGACGGGCAACCGCTTAACGCTTGGTGCAAGAAGCTGGTTGTTGTTTCTGCACGGTGTGTGACAGGAAATCTATACACGGCGGTAGCTATATttatcaaattcaaaagaacattgGCTCTAACCAAGGGGCAACGATTTCGTCTTTGGCTGACTGGCTGATGTGTTCATCCgacaaatatttggacgagtgCGAGGCCCGGGTGCGGATCCCGCCTTGGACGCGCTCTCTCGCTCCGTGTTGAATTATGGTGGTGTTTTAAAAAGTCTTGTTTTAATGTGTATGTGAAATGAGTCATCCAATCAAAGATACTGCCCCTGTGGCGAACCCAGGTTTGGAGTTTGAGAAGTGGCTGACTGTGCCGGGCTGGCCGCCCTACCTGCCGGACCTCTCCGCTGGGCAGGACCTCATGGAGCCGGCCGAGCGGCTGGCCAGCCTGTGGGGGGCCGAGCCCCTGGATCTGGGCGCCATCTCTAAGGCGGACATCCGGCCCTGGAGGACCTACCAGACCGTGTACTTCCTGGAGAAGATCACGGAACTGTCCCCTTTGCCTGGAGGTAGAGCTGGAAACATGGGGCCTCTTCCTGGccgcttatttttctctttatctttttacttgctcctgaccctgGAAAACGATCAAGGTCCACAagctttaaggacattccaacccctttaaatgttccttctaggagctagaagtagaagttaggaactgtCAGTATTTAATTTGAGCAAGGAAACGTCagcacatcctttgcagaagtttaaaaaattaaaataaaatattttggaaagcctaacctataaatgatcgacctgtgaaTCCACCTCCCCCCATCTGCTACTGTAACTGACTGGCCCACTTCTAGTCTCCGAGTACCTGAGCAGGAAACAGACGCAGGGTTCACTttcctgtgtgagagactgtagatttaatgtatttattttagggTTTGTGGCCCACTTCGACTTTCTGAGCATCAGAGCAGGAAACTGACGCAGGGTTCACTTTCAAATTATAGCACTTGCATTTTTAGAAATTTTGCAAACGGATCGTGCCTCTGTAAACGATAGCATTTTTCACATAAGTGGAAATTGTCTGTAAATTCTGTAACTAGTTACTATTACGCTGTCCAAGGATATTATagcctgatttatttatttaaaggggGCAGTGTCTAGGGTGGTATGCTAAACAGGATTAGATGGAttttgggccagtttcacagacacagattaagcttagttcTAGACTAAATAAATTTTTACAGAGCTCAATGTAGTCCAGTACTAAGCATGTGAAGTTGACAGGCCCTCGGTTTTACTTCTGGCCGCAGGTAAAGgtaaatgtacaataggtaagatttttgtgttaaaacattgttacaagactattgtaaatcccttcctatgattgaaaaaggctcactgacattttgactCGCCCTTtgcctgtatttatagtccttaaattcgggtttcaaaatatataatttcacactctgtcccaaaacattgtataactgtacaataattcaagctcattcgttgaaaattggttctaattgccactgccaatggcatttcaacatcagtgcgtttacagagaagggggggagggtgtttgtgttgtggtttgaaggtgtctgttgctgctattcctctcttgacctttcaaagtccgaaattaccgatTGTAGCTTTTAATGGTGGCGAGTCTGAGGAAAGGCTTTCTGTTCTGAGCCGCTTCTgtttgtccgtctgtctgtctgtgttcaggcAACATGGAGAAGCTGGTGGAGCAGTACCCCCACATCGTCAACTCCAGCAACGCAGAGCTGCGTCTGCGCTGGGCCCTGATCGTGGTGAAGAACCAGTACCGGCCCGGATACCCCCATGTCCGGACCTTCCTCCGCTCCCAGGTCAGCAGAGCAGGGGAAagtgtctggggggggggggtggttcaaacgccagtgtagctacaatatgatccatgcagctgtggaccccttaagcaaggcccctGCTTAATCAACTGTATTCCCTTCCCTTGAGAAATTCACTTGTGTATACATCATATCGTGgcagctagtgctgctctaaccatTTTAGCTGGTCTTTTAATCCTAGTGCCATGCTCTTCATTTGTACCTAAATGTACCttttcatcttcatttcatCAGTGTCTGTACCTATGAAGTGGGAATATTTTTGTactgaatgttagtttgtttttttgtttgttttccactgCCCTGGTTCCTCAGGGGAAGCAGAAGTACACGCTGCCTGTGTATCGAGCTCTGCAGAGTGGGTCGGAGGAGACCAGAGCCCTGGCCACAGAGATATTCTCCGCCACCTCGCAACAGCTCCACGCCAACGTTCGCAACTACGTGAAGAAGATCCTCGTCTGACTGCTGCCGAGGAAACCAAatgcagcacgcacacacaaagcgCAGCGCGCTTACCCTGCCCGCCAGACGCACTCCGGCTGAACCGCCATTTTATATTCACGAAGGCACATTTCCATGGCAATGTTGGGGTGTAACGTATccaataaaatggaaaatgatttCTCATGCTTGAGTCCCGTGTCCTGATTTTCTGTCGTCCCTGTGAGTGCCATGGCAGTTCTGCTTTGCCAGTGAATCATGTCTGGAAatagaaatatttgttttggtgAACTTGGGGTAGCCACTTGGTGCTTGGACACCTTGAACGAGTTGGATTCTGAACAGggaaaatgcatgcattttgtaAGTGCTTGTATTTTGCATACACTGTGCTGCACTTGAGGGTGGAAGATTTGTATAACTGCTCTTTTAGCTTAGCATCTGATTTCCAAAGCAACTTCCATATAAACCTGGGTTGCAGTGTGGTGCTGTAAATTTCAATTGTAAATTATAGGTCAGGGAAACCTATTTAAGGAAATTCTGATTGTGAATTGCAGGTGCTCATCAAATTATCATTGAAGGCCCTTTTGCAATACGGAAATTCTGTAGGAACCCAGTGGCTCCATGTATTCAGTTTGATAAGGTAGCATTTGTTTCAAGGCGTTCTTGGAATTTTCAAGATTAATACCTTTTACCAAGATTACTCATTATGAAAATGCCGTAATGCCCCCATAATTGACTTGTTAACATTAGATTTAAAGCCATGTTGGAATTCTAAGATGGGTAtgaacatttcttttttctgtgcTGACTGGTACTTTTATATTCAAATAACTGGAAGCATTAGTGCATGCAGCATACAAATATTCAGCAATTTGCCTATTTTTTGATAAACCACGTACATATGAAGCGCCATCAATGTCTTGATATAAAGTTATAAAACATAATTCTGATTCACGGGTAGTTATGAGAATATACTTAAAGACACATGGGGGGGGTCCATGTCTTTGCAAGTGTAATTTAAACATCGCCGTTTGGTGGCGCATACAGACCTTTCTTGGAGTTCCTGTGTAGTGAGAGCCGTTAGTCGCAGATCTCCTTATTTCCTCAGATAATTATGCTACATTCGGTCCTGACGGTATTCCACAGCTAAACATCTGGGGTTAGGTGCCACACCTCTGCCACTACAATATATTTCACATTGCCTAAGAAACGCTGAACATCGTCATGGTATATACTATGGTAAGCTAATTTACGTTACAGCTTTTGGTTTCGTGGTTTAGTTATTTTAGCAAAGAATGAAGCGTTCCATAATTTTAAGTTGGAGTAGAGACGTgtctagcttgctagctaattaGCGTGCTGTAGTTTGTATGCTTGCTAATAGCTAGCGCCTAGTTAAGTTAATTGTGTTGTCTACCTAATCGCTCATTGGCTTAAACAGGATTTTACCAGTTGGccgataaaataaaaatgctgagcTTTATAGCATCATATTAGTTAGCTATAAATTGACCGAATGTAAAATTGGGACCTAGTAATTTTACAGACGGTGTCAGTAgcaagctaacattagcaagACAAGCGCTTGAAGGCAGCGGAAATGTGCCTtaggctagctagttagctcgAGTTTGTAGCTTTACAACTGGAACCTTTCGGTTTTAGTTACTGAGAACCGATTTTGTGTCATTTACGTGATTCAGATGTAGGGAATGCATGTGCAAATACTATAATTTGCTTAATTTTCAGTAAATATTACTGTTTAGTCTATGGTGGCTAGGGTTCATTGTAAGTTACACGAAGTTCGTCTGCAAACTGTCACTTGCTAACTTAATTGATTACATTGTTAGctcaagctagctagcttgcagcGCTAACAGGTCATCCAAGGTGACAGATTGATTTATAATTCGAATGCCTATGCATCTGAAATAAATTTCCTTTTATAATAATCATGACTTCTTTCCAACAAGCaaattttacaacaacaaaaaaagatttaaaaaagactATAGCTAGCTAATAACAACGAAATTAACGTCGAATACTATCAAGCGAACTTAACGTTGGTTTCCATCCATGTCCTTGTGTAGcaattgttagctagctagccaaattAGCTACTACAAAAATGGAGACCGCTGTCAGAGTAACCTTGCGATCTTAAACGTTAACAGTCCAGTATCCAAAACTGGAACGTGCAGTACAACCTTTTGATTTCAAAGTGTAGAGCTCTGAGATGATCCTCATTTTGCTGGAGTGGCTGGTGTAAGATAGTTGAGGGAAACAATTAACTTCTGGTAAGCATGGATGTGCTAACGCTAGTCTAGGTTTGAGTGCGCCGGACTTGTTGGTCCAAAGTGCTGCAGCCGGGAGCGGCCTGATGAGTCACTCTCTCCATAAACCACAAGCACCAAAAATAGCATATGTGTCCATTTTCCCGTCTACTTCTCCTCCATAGTTGTCTTATTGGCTTTTAACCGGTATTGATCATATTGCAGCGTACTGTTTAACTCGTGCAACATCATGGTCATTGCGAAATATAGCGATTATGGAAACATGATCTCCACAAAATAATTGACCACTCAATGCTACAACAATGGCGGTAGATTCTGTACATCCGCTGCGAATTTGGAATCTTCCTAAGAATATGTACAGGTGAGGCATGATACCAGAAGCTCATATCTTGCTTTAGTTTATTGGGTTGTATcggaaatacataaatataatagCCTCGTGAAGAGAAAGTTAATCCACTTGTATGCTCTGTGCACTGAAGTGATGGTCTACACACCAGAGATACTGTTTTTGTCATGCTCCCACAACTAGTGTGACCACTGCAAGGTTCTCCCATCCAGACAGACCCATGCTGAGGTAGacaatccaggttcagaaagtaaaggtcCTTCCTGTATTTTGTTCAAATCACCGAGATATGCTAACACAATTCTTCAGCTCGGAGGCAGAGCTAAGAAGTCAATAAATCAGTTAATTGGGTGGAATGAATCCATCCAACCAAGGgtctttctgacccctggactttccaacTCTGGATCCTTGTGATTAAGATGTTATACTGGTTAAACATTTTGAGTGCTTGTAAGGATGCAGCAACTTTAGAGTAATGCGCATGTTATGTCCCTCTGCGCTCAGTAGGGGGCGCTGGTCTGCACAGGTGTCATTTCTTATTGTATAATCCTGTGCACCTGTCGGAAACCCAGGTGAGGACTTCCACAGGAGAAGGTGCTTCTGTAAGCAGGTGGACTGGAGTggttttggggtttttatttcaatgttccttgttttttttgttgtacctTTCCTGTATTGTTGGAGTGTTTCTGATCTCGCCTCTCATCTCTGCTCAGACAACCACGGCTGTGGTGGTGGCTGGTGGGGTGGTGCTGCTTTCTACAGTGGTAATCCTGGGCGCCTATTTCCTGGGAAAGAAGAAAACTCCCCTGCTCACACTACTGGAGCCCACTGTGAAGTACCCACTCAGACTCATCGACAAAGAGGTAGGCTGACGGACAGTGTACCTGCTTATGATGGGGTGCTTCAAAGTGAATGCGTGAAATTGTATTACTTTATTACTTTTCATCATATGTGCCCTTCTGGGTCCAGTCGCTGTAACTCCCTTTAACAAAATATTGGGAGCTGTTGGCAAAGTCTTAAATTTGCGTTTTGTGTGCATCTTAAAGAGTAACATAGTGGTTGAATGTGAAACTTGCTACTCGTCTTtcggcaacaacaaaacaaatgtgaataCTTTTTGTTGCCATACTGTGACTAGTTGTTAGCATAGCGTGTTGTGCCAGTCTGTTAGCGTGCTGTGGCTGTTTGTTAGCGTGCTGTGGCTGTTTGTTAGCGTGCTGTGGCAGTTTGTTAGCGTGCTGTGGCTGTTTGTTAGCGTG from Conger conger chromosome 14, fConCon1.1, whole genome shotgun sequence encodes:
- the rnpep gene encoding aminopeptidase B isoform X3 is translated as MSANKWDRRKTDNSFLFTMERPIPSYLVALAVGDLVSAEVGPRTRVWTEPCLLQDAKKEYDGVIEEFLTTAENLFGPYVWGRYDVLFMPPSFPFGGMENPCLTFVTPCLLAGDRSLADVIVHEICHSWFGNLVTNANWGDFWLNEGFTMYAQRRVCRELHGEAYTCLEAATGMALLRQHMDNSGEDHPLNKLRVKIEPGVDPDDTYNETPYEKGFCFVSYLAHLAGSQSRFDAFLKAYVDKFKFCSVIAEDALGFYLEYFPELKKKGVHKIEGLEFEKWLTVPGWPPYLPDLSAGQDLMEPAERLASLWGAEPLDLGAISKADIRPWRTYQTVYFLEKITELSPLPGGNMEKLVEQYPHIVNSSNAELRLRWALIVVKNQYRPGYPHVRTFLRSQGKQKYTLPVYRALQSGSEETRALATEIFSATSQQLHANVRNYVKKILV
- the rnpep gene encoding aminopeptidase B isoform X2: MDNSLPLLSDSAEDVATSSSFRQFQLPHFHLDLDVDFQQKKLRGTQTLQLKCIQDSQKELLLDIHPSLGVQEVSLSHGKDSSEWVKVEFLTRDFSSYGSTLIVKFLSPWKSEDEFRVSIKYEATDGPGMSWLEPVQTSERKQPFLYTCGFPVLNRSVFPGFHTPRAKSTYSAAVQVPEGFTAVMSANKWDRRKTDNSFLFTMERPIPSYLVALAVGDLVSAEVGPRTRVWTEPCLLQDAKKEYDGVIEEFLTTAENLFGPYVWGRYDVLFMPPSFPFGGMENPCLTFVTPCLLAGDRSLADVIVHEICHSWFGNLVTNANWGDFWLNEGFTMYAQRRVCRELHGEAYTCLEAATGMALLRQHMDNSGEDHPLNKLRVKIEPGVDPDDTYNETPYEKGFCFVSYLAHLAGSQSRFDAFLKAYVDKFKFCSVIAEDALGFYLEYFPELKKKGVHKIEGLEFEKWLTVPGWPPYLPDLSAGQDLMEPAERLASLWGAEPLDLGAISKADIRPWRTYQTVYFLEKITELSPLPGGNMEKLVEQYPHIVNSSNAELRLRWALIVVKNQYRPGYPHVRTFLRSQGKQKYTLPVYRALQSGSEETRALATEIFSATSQQLHANVRNYVKKILV
- the rnpep gene encoding aminopeptidase B isoform X1 is translated as MDNSLPLLSDSAEDVATSSSFRQFQLPHFHLDLDVDFQQKKLRGTQTLQLKCIQDSQKELLLDIHPSLGVQEVSLSHGKDSSEWVKVEFLTRDFSSYGSTLIVKFLSPWKSEDEFRVSIKYEATDGPGVCWLAPEQTAGKTRPYVFTQGQAVLNRSFFPCFDTPAVKSTYSACVKVPEGFTAVMSANKWDRRKTDNSFLFTMERPIPSYLVALAVGDLVSAEVGPRTRVWTEPCLLQDAKKEYDGVIEEFLTTAENLFGPYVWGRYDVLFMPPSFPFGGMENPCLTFVTPCLLAGDRSLADVIVHEICHSWFGNLVTNANWGDFWLNEGFTMYAQRRVCRELHGEAYTCLEAATGMALLRQHMDNSGEDHPLNKLRVKIEPGVDPDDTYNETPYEKGFCFVSYLAHLAGSQSRFDAFLKAYVDKFKFCSVIAEDALGFYLEYFPELKKKGVHKIEGLEFEKWLTVPGWPPYLPDLSAGQDLMEPAERLASLWGAEPLDLGAISKADIRPWRTYQTVYFLEKITELSPLPGGNMEKLVEQYPHIVNSSNAELRLRWALIVVKNQYRPGYPHVRTFLRSQGKQKYTLPVYRALQSGSEETRALATEIFSATSQQLHANVRNYVKKILV